Proteins co-encoded in one Cupriavidus taiwanensis genomic window:
- a CDS encoding D-amino acid dehydrogenase, which produces MKTIAVIGGGITGVTTAYALARRGFSVTLFERHRYAAMETSFANGGQLSASNAEVWTHWSTIVKGMKWMLRNDAPLLVNPRPTWHKLSWFAEFIASIPHYRRNTIETARLAIAARAHLFAWAAQEGIGFDLKRAGILHIYRDRAGFEHAGRVSALLAQGGLERRAVTPQEMRAIEPTLAGSYYGGYFTESDSTGDIHKFTSGLAAAIARLGVRCLYGQDVRAVKTDGRHATVTVQEGADTASSTFDGAVICAGTASRALAAGLGDRVNIYPVKGYSITVNLTDEASRAAAPTVSLLDDETKLVTSRLGDDRFRVAGTAEFNGTNRDIRADRIRPLVDWVQQCFPGVSTRSVVPWAGLRPMMPDMLPRVGRGRAACIFYNTGHGHLGWTLSAVTADMVAGIVHQALGSAPALVPGAALTPVRA; this is translated from the coding sequence ATGAAGACAATCGCTGTCATCGGCGGTGGCATCACCGGTGTCACCACCGCCTACGCGCTGGCCCGGCGCGGATTCTCCGTCACCCTGTTCGAACGGCACCGCTATGCCGCCATGGAGACCTCGTTCGCCAACGGCGGACAGCTCTCCGCCTCCAACGCCGAGGTCTGGACCCACTGGTCCACCATCGTCAAGGGGATGAAGTGGATGCTGCGCAACGATGCGCCGCTGCTGGTCAATCCCCGTCCCACTTGGCACAAGCTGTCGTGGTTCGCCGAGTTCATCGCGTCGATTCCCCACTACCGCCGCAATACCATCGAGACCGCACGCCTGGCCATCGCCGCGCGCGCGCACCTGTTTGCATGGGCGGCGCAGGAAGGCATCGGCTTCGACCTGAAGCGCGCCGGCATCCTCCACATCTACCGCGACCGCGCCGGCTTCGAGCATGCCGGCCGGGTCTCCGCGCTGCTGGCGCAAGGCGGCCTGGAGCGGCGCGCCGTGACGCCGCAGGAGATGCGCGCGATCGAACCGACGCTGGCGGGCTCCTACTACGGCGGCTACTTCACCGAAAGCGATTCAACCGGCGACATCCACAAGTTCACCAGTGGCCTGGCGGCCGCCATCGCCCGCCTGGGCGTGCGCTGCCTGTACGGCCAGGACGTGCGCGCGGTGAAGACGGACGGACGGCATGCCACCGTTACCGTGCAAGAGGGCGCGGACACCGCCAGCTCCACCTTCGACGGCGCCGTGATCTGCGCCGGCACCGCCAGCCGCGCGCTGGCCGCGGGACTGGGCGACCGCGTCAACATCTATCCGGTCAAGGGCTATTCGATCACGGTCAACCTGACCGATGAAGCCAGCCGCGCCGCGGCACCGACGGTCAGCCTGCTAGACGATGAAACCAAGCTGGTCACCAGCCGCCTGGGCGACGACCGCTTCCGCGTCGCCGGCACCGCCGAGTTCAACGGCACCAACCGCGATATCCGCGCCGACCGCATCCGCCCGCTGGTGGACTGGGTGCAGCAGTGCTTCCCCGGCGTCAGCACCCGCAGCGTGGTGCCGTGGGCCGGGCTGCGGCCGATGATGCCCGACATGCTGCCGCGCGTGGGACGCGGCCGAGCGGCCTGCATCTTCTACAACACCGGCCACGGACACCTGGGGTGGACCTTGTCAGCGGTAACGGCGGACATGGTGGCGGGGATAGTGCACCAGGCACTGGGAAGCGCCCCGGCGCTGGTGCCTGGCGCTGCCCTGACGCCGGTGCGGGCCTGA